From one Erinaceus europaeus chromosome 4, mEriEur2.1, whole genome shotgun sequence genomic stretch:
- the TCF19 gene encoding LOW QUALITY PROTEIN: transcription factor 19 (The sequence of the model RefSeq protein was modified relative to this genomic sequence to represent the inferred CDS: inserted 2 bases in 1 codon; deleted 1 base in 1 codon; substituted 1 base at 1 genomic stop codon), giving the protein MLPCFQLLRIGGGKGGDLYTFHAPNGAGCTYRLGCRVDLCDVALLPQREPGAISGIHAELHAERRGDDWKVSLEDLSSQGTLVNNVRLPRGHKLELSDGDLLTFGPEVPPGSSPSEFYFMFQQVKPQDFAAITIPRSRGEEGIKAGFQPMLPPQGAPQRPLSTLSPAPKATLILNSIGSLSKLQPQPLTFSRGGSGSQRQPVPTPPGDVESTPSAPPPRSRRKSVHRVLPELDDEKEVSENPFLVLAEPRKRPRVEKAPLTPSGNXRGSPWKHPVSTPMALPEVGVGEPCTAPCCYLPXEETVAWVQCDGCDVWFHVPCVGCSVQAVREANFQCPGCHVDIHT; this is encoded by the exons ATGCTGCCCTGCTTCCAGCTGTTGCGTATAGGGGGCGGTAAGGGCGGAGATCTCTACACTTTCCATGCCCCAAACGGAGCCGGCTGCACCTACCGCTTGGGCTGCAGGGTTGACCTGTGTGATGTGGCCCTGCTGCCCCAACGGGAGCCTGGTGCCATCTCAGGAATCCACGCAGAGCTACACGCCGAGCGCAGGGGTGATGACTGGAAGGTCAGCCTGGAGGATCTTAGCAGCCAAG GAACTTTAGTCAATAATGTCCGACTCCCAAGGGGTCACAAACTGGAGCTGAGTGATGGTGACCTTCTAACCTTTGGCCCTGAAGTCCCCCCAGGAAGCAGTCCCTCTGAGTTCTACTTCATGTTTCAGCAAGTCAAGCCTCAAGATTTTGCTGCCATCACCATCCCTCGGTCTAGGGGAGAAGAGGGAATCAAGGCTGGTTTCCAGCCCATGTTGCCCCCCCAGGGGGCTCCACAACGCCCCCTTAGCACCCTATCCCCTGCTCCAAAAGCCACACTTATCCTCAACTCCATTGGCAGCCTCAGTAAGCTGCAGCCTCAGCCCCTCACCTTCTCTCGAGGTGGGAGTGGATCACAGAGACAGCCTGTCCCCACTCCCCCTGGGGATGTGGAGAGCACCCCTTCTGCCCCGCCCCCAAGGAGTCGGAGGAAATCAGTTCACCGAGTGTTGCCAGAACTAGATGATGAGAAAGAGGTTTCAGAAAACCCCTTCCTTGTCCTTGCAGAACCCAGAAAGAGACCCCGTGTAGAGAAAGCCCCACTAACACCCAGTGG AAACTGACGTGGCAGTCCTTGGAAGCACCCAGTGAGCACC CCAATGGCTCTCCCTGAAGTTGGAGTTGGGGAGCCCTGTACAGCCCCTTGTTGCTACCTACC AGAGGAGACAGTGGCCTGGGTTCAGTGTGATGGTTGTGATGTCTGGTTCCACGTACCCTGTGTTGGTTGCAGTGTGCAAGCTGTCAGGGAAGCCAACTTCCAGTGCCCAGGGTGTCATGTTGACATTCACACCTAA
- the POU5F1 gene encoding POU domain, class 5, transcription factor 1 isoform X3: MVPETRPSQDIKELQKELEQFAKLLKQKRITLGYTQADVGLTLGVLFGKVFSQTTICRFEALQLSFKNMCKLRPLLQKWVEEADNNENLQEICKAETLLQARKRKRTSIENRVRGNLESMYLQCPKPTLQQISHIAQQLGLEKDVVRVWFCNRRQKGKRSNNDYSQREEFEAAGPPFSGGPISFPLAPGPHFGTPGYGGPHFTTLYSSVPLTEGEAFPSVPVTSLGSPMHSN, from the exons TCCCAGGATATCAAAGAGCTACAAAAAGAACTTGAGCAGTTTGCTAAGTTACTGAAGCAGAAGAGGATCACCCTGGGATACACGCAGGCTGACGTGGGGCTCACCCTAGGTGTTCTCTTTG GCAAAGTTTTTAGTCAAACAACCATCTGCCGCTTTGAGGCTCTGCAGCTCAGTTTCAAGAACATGTGTAAGCTGCGACCCCTCCTGCAGAAGTGGGTGGAGGAAGCTGATAACAATGAAAATCTGCAGGAG ATCTGTAAAGCCGAGACGCTCCTGCAGGctcgaaagagaaagagaactagtatCGAGAACCGAGTGAGAGGCAACCTGGAGAGCATGTACCTGCAGTGCCCGAAACCCACGCTGCAGCAGATCAGCCACATTGCCCAGCAGCTTGGGCTTGAGAAGGAC GTGGTCCGAGTGTGGTTCTGCAACCGTCGCCAGAAGGGCAAGCGATCAAACAATGACTATTCGCAAAGAGAAGAATTTGAGGCTGCTGGACCTCCTTTCTCGGGGGGACCAATATCATTTCCTCTAGCACCAGGGCCCCATTTTGGTACCCCTGGCTATGGAGGCCCTCACTTCACCACACTCTACTCCTCAGTCCCTCTCACTGAAGGTGAAGCCTTTCCTTCTGTTCCTGTCACCTCTCTGGGCTCTCCCATGCATTCAAACTAA
- the POU5F1 gene encoding POU domain, class 5, transcription factor 1 isoform X1 has translation MAGHLASDFPFSPPPGGGGEGPGGPEQGWIDPRTWLSFQGSPGGSGIGPGVGPGSEVWAIPPCPGSYDMCGGMACCGPQGGVGLVPQSGLEIPQPEGDVGAGGENSSDGASPEPCAVGPRIAVKLEKERMEQNPEESQDIKELQKELEQFAKLLKQKRITLGYTQADVGLTLGVLFGKVFSQTTICRFEALQLSFKNMCKLRPLLQKWVEEADNNENLQEICKAETLLQARKRKRTSIENRVRGNLESMYLQCPKPTLQQISHIAQQLGLEKDVVRVWFCNRRQKGKRSNNDYSQREEFEAAGPPFSGGPISFPLAPGPHFGTPGYGGPHFTTLYSSVPLTEGEAFPSVPVTSLGSPMHSN, from the exons ATGGCGGGACACCTGGCTTCGGACTTTCCTTTCTCACCCCCGCCGGGTGGTGGAGGTGAAGGCCCAGGAGGGCCGGAGCAGGGCTGGATTGACCCTAGAACCTGGCTGAGTTTCCAAGGCTCTCCGGGTGGGTCAGGGATCGGGCCGGGGGTTGGTCCAGGCTCTGAGGTGTGGGCGATTCCCCCGTGTCCCGGGTCTTACGACATGTGTGGAGGGATGGCGTGCTGTGGGCCGCAGGGTGGAGTGGGGCTGGTGCCCCAAAGTGGCCTGGAGATCCCTCAGCCAGAGGGCGACGTGGGTGCTGGGGGTGAGAACAGCTCCGATGGGGCCTCCCCTGAGCCCTGCGCGGTTGGTCCTCGAATTGCTGtgaagctagagaaggagagaatggaGCAAAACCCCGAGGAG TCCCAGGATATCAAAGAGCTACAAAAAGAACTTGAGCAGTTTGCTAAGTTACTGAAGCAGAAGAGGATCACCCTGGGATACACGCAGGCTGACGTGGGGCTCACCCTAGGTGTTCTCTTTG GCAAAGTTTTTAGTCAAACAACCATCTGCCGCTTTGAGGCTCTGCAGCTCAGTTTCAAGAACATGTGTAAGCTGCGACCCCTCCTGCAGAAGTGGGTGGAGGAAGCTGATAACAATGAAAATCTGCAGGAG ATCTGTAAAGCCGAGACGCTCCTGCAGGctcgaaagagaaagagaactagtatCGAGAACCGAGTGAGAGGCAACCTGGAGAGCATGTACCTGCAGTGCCCGAAACCCACGCTGCAGCAGATCAGCCACATTGCCCAGCAGCTTGGGCTTGAGAAGGAC GTGGTCCGAGTGTGGTTCTGCAACCGTCGCCAGAAGGGCAAGCGATCAAACAATGACTATTCGCAAAGAGAAGAATTTGAGGCTGCTGGACCTCCTTTCTCGGGGGGACCAATATCATTTCCTCTAGCACCAGGGCCCCATTTTGGTACCCCTGGCTATGGAGGCCCTCACTTCACCACACTCTACTCCTCAGTCCCTCTCACTGAAGGTGAAGCCTTTCCTTCTGTTCCTGTCACCTCTCTGGGCTCTCCCATGCATTCAAACTAA